Genomic segment of Paracoccus sediminicola:
GTCATAGCCGGTGTCGCGCATGGCCGGGACCAGCAGCGTCCCCATGGCCATAGCGGTGGCAACCGACGAGCCGGAGATCGCCGAAAAGACCATCGTGGCCAGCACGCAGACCAGGGCAATGCCGCCGCGCACGCCGCCGATCCAGCTATAGGCGAAATCGACCAGCGCCTTGGCGATGCCACCCCGCTGCATGAAGGTCGCGGCGATCACGAAGAAGGGCACCGAGACCAGCGTGTCGGATTTCAGGTGGTCGATAAAGAGCTGCGGCAGGGCGACCATAGGACGGCCTTCGGCGGCAAAGAGCACCAGCGAGACGATCCCGAGAACGAGGAAGACGGGAAAGCCTGCGACCAGCAGGGCGAGAAACCCGGAAAGGGCGGCGATCGGGGACATCAGAGACCCTCCTGCACGGCGGGGGACCCGGCGGATTGCTGATGCCCGGCCTCCGAAGGATAGGGATCGGCGCCGCGAAAGATGACCTGCCACAGCAGCAGCGCATAACGCAGCGCCATCGAGGCAAAGGCTAGCGGCACGACGATATAGAAGATCCATTGCGGGAACTGCAGCGAGCTGTCCGAGCGGATGTCGATCATGCGGGCAAAGGCGACCATGTCGATGCCATAGCGCGCGACGATGCCGCAATAGACCAGACCCGCGATCAGCGAGGCCACGTCGGCGGTCCGGCGCACTGCATCGGGCACCATGCGGATGAACAGATCAGCGCGGACGTGACGCCCCTGGGTCACAAGGGACCCGCCGCCGATCAGCACGGCGCTGACAATGAGGTAGATGATCACCTCGCCGCCCCAGTCCGTCAGCATCGACGGCACCAGGTAGCGGGCCAGCGCCTCGTAGACGACTAGAAGGATCGCCACGCCTGCGACACAGCCCATGACAAGGGTTTCAAAGCGGCTCAGCGCTTTCACTATTCGGTTCATCGGTCGCTTCCATCAGCCAGAGTGCATCGGTGTCCGCAGCCCCCTTCGGGGCTGCGGCGCGCGTTCACTCGGCGAGGTCTTTCTGCGCCGTTGCGACGATCGCGGGATCGACCCGCAGTTCTTCGGCCAGACGGTCCTGATCGGCCATGAGATCGGCACGCAGCGCATCGAGGTCGGCTTCGGCCGCCGAGATGTTCGTCATCCCGTGGCTCGCCGCCTCTTCTGCCGCCTTGGCCTGAGCTTCGGCTGCGGCCTCGCGGGCCTCGGCCACACCTTCGTTCCAGGTGGTGCGCATGATCTCTTGCAGATCGGCGGGCAGGTCATTCCAGGCCTTGGCGCTGACCAAGGGAACGTATTGATAAAAGGCGTGATAATCGGAATAGGAGTGCTTCAACCCGCTGTCCCACAGCTTGGCCGAACGCACCGATTCAAACGTGCTCATCAGGCCGTCGATGGTGCCCTTTTGCAGCGCCTGCGGTACATCGGGGAAGGGGATCGAGACGCCAGTCGCGCCAAATTTCTCGAACCGGGCGACGACCACCGCGCCGCCGGGAGACCGCATCTTGAGCCCCTTGATGTCCTCGGGCACCTCGACTGCGGTTTCGGTAAAGAACATCGCGCCAAAGCCGAGGTCCATCCAGTTGCCCAGAACGACGACGCCCAGCTTTTCCTCGGTCTCTTTCGCCAGCGCGGCACCGGTTTCGCCGTCGGTGGCCTTGTACTGATCCTCACGCGGGAGGCCGTAGAACATCGGCAGGCCGAGCACGTTGTAATCGGGCACGATGCGGGCAAGGTTCCAGTGACCGGGCATCGCCATGTCGATGGCACCCTGAGCGAGCGCGGTGGTCACGTCGCGGTCGTTATACTGCGACCCGCCTTCGAAGAAGTTGAACTTGAGCCGCCCCTCCGAGGCCTCTTCGATCTTTTTGGCGATGTCGTGCACCAGAACGTTGCGCAGGTGCGTCGGTCCGGTATCGAGCGACACGTCGATGGTATGGTCCTGCGCGGCAACCGATGCGGCCGACACGATAGCGGCCAGCGCCGCCGAAGCGAATAGTTTCATGTTTCCTCCCTTGCGTCTTCCTCGGACGCGATGCAGTCCTCCACTGACCTGCGCCGATCTCAGGATAATATCCGGCAGGGAAGTAATTTGAACTGAATAATAATCAATCTGTTGTCAGTCAAAATAACTATCAGATTGCTTCATCCGGTCTGAATTCGATCCAGAATGTCATTGTGCAGCCGGGGCAGGGCCTCGCGGATATGGGCCACAAGATCGGCTGCGGCAGTGCTGAGCTGGCGGTTCGGATAGGTCACGATGCCGAGCGCGTTGTAAAGGACCGGATCGGCAATCGCGATGGCCTTGACCCCCGGTCCGCGGCAGCGGCTGGCGATCAGCCCGGTCACGATGATCGGCGAAGCGCCCTGTTCGACAAACCCCAGCAGGGTCGAGACGTCGCGCACCCGAATGCCCGGCGGCATCGGTTTCCCGGCATGGCGCAGCTCAAGCTCGACATGCCCGAAGAACGAGGATTCGCCCTTGAGGATCATGAAGTCGTGCTGCGCAACCTCGGTCCAGTCCAGGGCCTGAGCGGCAAACAGGGGGTCCGACCTCGGCACGGCGGCGACAATCGGATCGTCGATCAGGTGGTCGAAGTTCAGGTTAGAGCCGGGGGCAGGCCGCGTGCCGATGCCGAATTCGACAACCTGCTCTTCGACCAGCCGGTGAACGATGGTGCCGTGCCCGTCCTGCAGATCGAACCGGCAGGCGGGAAAGCGGTCGTGGAAATCGGCCAGCATCTGTGACAGGACCGATCCGGCGACACTGGTCACGCTGGCAAAGCGGATCGTGGTCGACCGGTTGCCGGACATGGTCATGGCCACCGTTTCAAAGGCATCGAATTCCCGCAGCAGCTGCTCGGCACGGGGGAACAACTCTTCTCCGGCCGGACTCAGGCGCACCATGTGGGTGGTCCGCTCAAACAGCGGCTCGCCGATCAGCTCTTCCATCTTCTTGATCCGCCGGGTGATCGCCGGAGAGGTCACCAGAAGCTTGTCCGCCGCCAGTGAAAAGCTGCGCGTGCGGGCGATTTCGCGAAAGGCACGGAGGTCATCAATGGAAATTGTCACTGCATAAACCCTGCCAATGCGGGACGCGATTTATCTAGGGGCGACATTCAGAACATCGCCCATCCTCTCAGGTACTGTAACTGAAAATTCGGCTGGCCGGTAATCCTCCCCATGGTTAAGGGGATGCAGAAGTAGAATTTTCTCGGCAGGATGGACGAGGAGATTCCGATGAAGAAGAGCCGTTTCACCGAAGCCCAGATCATGGGCGTGCTGCGCCAGGCTGAGGGCGGGATGCCCGTTCCCGAGCTGTGCCGCGAGCATGGGATCAGCAGCGCGACGTTCTACAAGTGGCGGGCCAAGTATGGCGGCATGGATGCGTCCATGATGAGCCAGATGAAGGCCCTCGAGGACGAGAACCGGCGGCTGAAGCGCATGTTTGCCGATCTCAGCATGCAGGCCGACCTGCTTCGAGAGGCTCTTGGAAAAAAGTGACGCGGCCAGCTCGACGCCGGGAGTTGGCCGAGAAGGCGGTGGCGACGAAGGGTGTCAGCATCGCGCTGGCGTGTCGCGCGTTCGGCGTCAGCGAGACCTGTTTCCGCTACAGTCCGAGGCGCGACGAAGAGAACGAGATGATCGCCGACCTGCTGGTGGGGCTGACCAATGTCCACAAGACGTGGGGGTTCGGGCTGTGCTTCCTCCACCTGCGGAACGTGAAGGGACATGTCTGGAACCACAAGCGGGTTCACCGGATCTACTGCGAACTGGAGCTGAACCTGCGCATCAAGCCGCGGCGACGGCTGAAGCGCGAGAAGCCCGAGGAACTGGCCGTGCCGGATGCCCCGAACCTGGTCTGGTCGATGGATTTCATGGCGGACCGCTTGGCCGACGGGCGGCAATTCCGGCTTCTGAACGTGCTAGACGACTTCAATCGCGAGGGCC
This window contains:
- a CDS encoding TRAP transporter small permease, with the translated sequence MNRIVKALSRFETLVMGCVAGVAILLVVYEALARYLVPSMLTDWGGEVIIYLIVSAVLIGGGSLVTQGRHVRADLFIRMVPDAVRRTADVASLIAGLVYCGIVARYGIDMVAFARMIDIRSDSSLQFPQWIFYIVVPLAFASMALRYALLLWQVIFRGADPYPSEAGHQQSAGSPAVQEGL
- the dctP gene encoding TRAP transporter substrate-binding protein DctP, encoding MKLFASAALAAIVSAASVAAQDHTIDVSLDTGPTHLRNVLVHDIAKKIEEASEGRLKFNFFEGGSQYNDRDVTTALAQGAIDMAMPGHWNLARIVPDYNVLGLPMFYGLPREDQYKATDGETGAALAKETEEKLGVVVLGNWMDLGFGAMFFTETAVEVPEDIKGLKMRSPGGAVVVARFEKFGATGVSIPFPDVPQALQKGTIDGLMSTFESVRSAKLWDSGLKHSYSDYHAFYQYVPLVSAKAWNDLPADLQEIMRTTWNEGVAEAREAAAEAQAKAAEEAASHGMTNISAAEADLDALRADLMADQDRLAEELRVDPAIVATAQKDLAE
- a CDS encoding LysR family transcriptional regulator, with the protein product MTISIDDLRAFREIARTRSFSLAADKLLVTSPAITRRIKKMEELIGEPLFERTTHMVRLSPAGEELFPRAEQLLREFDAFETVAMTMSGNRSTTIRFASVTSVAGSVLSQMLADFHDRFPACRFDLQDGHGTIVHRLVEEQVVEFGIGTRPAPGSNLNFDHLIDDPIVAAVPRSDPLFAAQALDWTEVAQHDFMILKGESSFFGHVELELRHAGKPMPPGIRVRDVSTLLGFVEQGASPIIVTGLIASRCRGPGVKAIAIADPVLYNALGIVTYPNRQLSTAAADLVAHIREALPRLHNDILDRIQTG
- a CDS encoding IS3-like element ISPam3 family transposase (programmed frameshift), with the translated sequence MKKSRFTEAQIMGVLRQAEGGMPVPELCREHGISSATFYKWRAKYGGMDASMMSQMKALEDENRRLKRMFADLSMQADLLREALGKKLTRPARRRELAEKAVATKGVSIALACRAFGVSETCFRYSPRRDEENEMIADLLVGLTNVHKTWGFGLCFLHLRNVKGHVWNHKRVHRIYCELELNLRIKPRRRLKREKPEELAVPDAPNLVWSMDFMADRLADGRQFRLLNVLDDFNREGLGIEVDFSLPAERVVRSLNQIIEWRGKPLAIRVDNGPEYVSSTLMTWAEKQGIALTYIQPGKPQQNAYVERYNRTVRHEWLDLYIFETIEEVQQIATEWLWTYNNERPNMGIGGVTPAMKLKMAA